GACCCGTTCGTGATCGAATCCTTGGGTCGGTTCGGTCGCGTGGCAATAGGTGCAGTTGTCGGTTGTTTCTTTCTCGTGGCAGCGCACACAGTCTTCATGCGGGTCCTGCCGGACGTGAGGCTCGCGCTTGCCGTTGTCGTGGCATGTGCTGCAATTCTGCTTGCGGTGACAGTCAACGCATCGCAGGCCGAACACGTCGACGTGTTCGCGGTGGTGGAACGTCACTACGGGCGCGTCTTCCAGCTCCTTTGCGTCATAGACCTTCGTATCCGGCGCCTCAATGTTCGGATGCAGGCTGCCCATGATGTCCGTTGGGTCTGTCGGAAGTTTCACTTCGACGCCCGGCGCGCGCTTTGCATGGCAGATGGCGCAGTCGGTCTTGTGGTCCCACTCCCGGTGACAATTCAGACACTGCCGGTGGTAAGCGCCCTTCAGGCTGGGCTTCTCCAGGTTCGTCGCCTCCGATGGCCCGTTGTGGCACGCGCTGCACTTGAGGATGTGGCCGTCGGGATTGGCATGGTGGCATGTCGCGCATCCCACGCCCATATCCGTCATCGAAGCGTGCAGCTTATGCGGGAAGACAACGGGCACGTACAACTCGGACAACTGATCCATAATCACGAAATCCGGCGATGGATTGTCCTCGATCTTGGCGGGTGCTTCATGCGGACGCGGACAGTTTTTCAGTTTCGCATCTTCAGCAGAAGTGGGCGCTTCGGACTCATGGCACACGTTGCACTTGGGAATGACCTCGGTCGAAGCGACCGGCATGGCAGGTGGCTCGGGTGAAGGCTGTGCCGCTGCCTGAGCCTCTGGCGCGTGAGATTGCTCGGGAGCGGCCTGTTCCTGGGCCTCTTGCTGGGCCAGTACTCCACCGAGTGGCAGCAGAACCACAAGGGTGCAGAACGCCCCTACTAGAAAATACCGTGTCCGCATAGAGACTACCCCTCGGCCCGCCGCCCCAACGCTGGAAGTGCATCACCCTCGACAGCGGGTAGAACGGGGAATATTGTCACGAAGACTCGATAGACCAGCATCAGCGTAGCGATCAACCCCAGTGTGATGAGTATCTCGCCGATGCTCGGCACATAGCGATGCGTTGCGTAATGAGGCTGATAGGCCACGATGTATACGTTGATTCGATTCAGGGCTACGCCAAGCACGATGAGCGTGTTGGCAATAAAGAGCCAGCTTGGCGACCGCCGGACGCGGCCAGACAGCAGCATGCAAAACGGAAGGAGCACTCCGGCTCCCACTTCCAC
This is a stretch of genomic DNA from Candidatus Hydrogenedentota bacterium. It encodes these proteins:
- a CDS encoding cytochrome c family protein; this translates as MRTRYFLVGAFCTLVVLLPLGGVLAQQEAQEQAAPEQSHAPEAQAAAQPSPEPPAMPVASTEVIPKCNVCHESEAPTSAEDAKLKNCPRPHEAPAKIEDNPSPDFVIMDQLSELYVPVVFPHKLHASMTDMGVGCATCHHANPDGHILKCSACHNGPSEATNLEKPSLKGAYHRQCLNCHREWDHKTDCAICHAKRAPGVEVKLPTDPTDIMGSLHPNIEAPDTKVYDAKELEDAPVVTFHHREHVDVFGLRCVDCHRKQNCSTCHDNGKREPHVRQDPHEDCVRCHEKETTDNCTYCHATEPTQGFDHERVAGVALAAYHKELSCRQCHGGAARMQPVDAKCETCHAPDWTPEKFDHSVTGLVLDENHIELDCIACHPNGMGKPTDCSACHDDGRTTFPPPEEAAKPKE